A genomic stretch from Chitinophagaceae bacterium includes:
- a CDS encoding ABC transporter ATP-binding protein: MKHLSYLNKYFWKYRWRLLLGILFIFISNYFAVLAPQVTGYIIDKVQTNLTGGAKEKIIEHNDRFVNWVIRNIETFSFSFTGIVALFGIVLFLFAILRGFFMFLMRQTIIVMSRHIEYDQKNEVFQHYLKLDTNFYKIHETGDLMNRMAEDVSRVRMYTGPAVMYLINLIALISLSVYYMVKKDPELSFYVLAPLPILAITIYFVNNIINKKSEEVQAKLSDLTTNAQQAYSGIRVIKSFVQENAMLRFFRSNSEQYRNSAMSLYKTEAVYFPIMGLIIGISTLLVILIGGLKYMKGELNFGDMAAFIMYLTMLTFPVSAIGWVASTIQRAAASQRRLNEFLLTESTIQPPAKPIEHQLQGTIEFSNVNFVYPHTGIEALKQFSLLIKKGEKIAVIGRTGSGKTTIAQLLLRFYDPTKGEIKIDGVVLSQLNLQHYPSQVSYIPQEVFLFSDTIANNIAFGAVSEADDRIQMAATSASVHKDIQSFPAGYQTMVGERGVTLSGGQKQRISIARALVKDPGLIILDDCLNAVDARTEREILTHLSGYLQNKTAIVITHRIFSLLQFDRIIVMDDGYIAEQGTHEELLQKQGLYADLYNRQQVEETRS; encoded by the coding sequence ATGAAGCATCTTTCCTATCTAAATAAATATTTCTGGAAGTACAGGTGGCGTTTGCTGCTGGGTATCCTTTTTATTTTTATCTCCAACTACTTTGCCGTACTGGCACCGCAGGTTACGGGGTATATAATTGATAAGGTTCAGACAAACTTAACTGGCGGAGCAAAAGAAAAAATTATTGAACACAATGACCGGTTTGTAAACTGGGTGATCAGGAACATTGAAACATTCTCTTTCTCATTTACAGGTATAGTAGCATTGTTTGGAATTGTCCTCTTTCTGTTTGCCATTTTGCGTGGATTCTTCATGTTCCTGATGCGGCAAACAATTATTGTTATGAGCCGGCATATTGAATACGATCAGAAGAATGAAGTGTTTCAGCATTACCTGAAGCTGGATACCAACTTTTATAAAATTCATGAAACGGGTGATTTAATGAACCGTATGGCAGAAGATGTAAGCCGTGTGCGGATGTACACGGGCCCGGCGGTAATGTATCTCATCAACCTTATAGCATTAATATCGCTGAGTGTTTATTACATGGTGAAGAAAGATCCGGAACTTTCTTTCTATGTACTGGCACCATTACCCATTTTAGCTATCACTATTTACTTTGTCAATAATATCATCAATAAAAAAAGCGAAGAGGTTCAGGCAAAATTGTCCGATCTCACTACCAACGCACAACAGGCATATTCAGGAATACGGGTAATTAAATCCTTTGTACAGGAAAACGCAATGCTTCGTTTTTTCCGTTCAAACAGCGAGCAGTACCGAAACAGCGCCATGAGTTTGTATAAAACCGAAGCTGTTTATTTTCCCATCATGGGTTTGATCATTGGTATCAGTACATTATTAGTGATCTTGATCGGTGGATTAAAGTACATGAAAGGTGAACTCAACTTTGGTGACATGGCAGCCTTTATCATGTATCTCACCATGCTTACATTTCCTGTAAGTGCTATCGGATGGGTGGCCAGTACCATTCAGCGTGCAGCAGCATCACAAAGAAGGTTGAATGAATTTCTGTTAACAGAGTCAACCATACAACCACCTGCAAAACCAATTGAACATCAGCTGCAGGGTACAATTGAATTCAGCAATGTAAATTTTGTATATCCGCATACAGGAATTGAAGCATTGAAACAATTCAGTTTGCTGATTAAGAAAGGCGAAAAGATTGCAGTGATTGGCAGAACTGGTTCGGGCAAAACAACCATTGCTCAATTGTTACTTCGATTTTATGATCCAACAAAAGGCGAAATAAAAATTGATGGAGTTGTTCTTTCACAACTTAATCTGCAGCACTACCCAAGTCAGGTAAGTTATATACCGCAGGAAGTATTTTTGTTCAGCGATACCATTGCCAATAATATTGCCTTTGGTGCCGTATCAGAAGCAGATGACCGGATACAGATGGCCGCAACTTCTGCATCTGTTCATAAAGACATTCAATCTTTCCCTGCTGGTTATCAAACAATGGTGGGAGAAAGAGGGGTTACTTTAAGTGGCGGACAGAAGCAACGGATTTCCATTGCCCGTGCTTTGGTGAAAGATCCTGGATTGATTATCCTGGATGATTGTTTAAATGCTGTGGATGCAAGAACCGAACGGGAAATTCTTACTCACCTGTCAGGTTACCTGCAGAATAAAACAGCCATCGTAATTACTCACCGTATTTTTTCATTGCTTCAGTTCGACCGGATTATTGTAATGGATGACGGTTATATTGCTGAGCAGGGAACACATGAAGAACTGTTGCAGAAGCAGGGTTTATATGCCGATTTGTATAACCGCCAGCAGGTGGAAGAAACCCGTTCTTAA